The Clostridia bacterium DNA segment AAATCGGTTTGGTTCTGTTGCTACAAAATCAGGAACATCAATGCAGTCCTTGATATCGGATAACCCTATGTAATAACCAATAATCTTACCCTCCTCAATCTTTGCCCGCACTACTACACCCCCTTAATAAGCTGCAGTTCATAAAACTCAACAAGCCCAGGATCCCCATCTGAATTTACACTGTTCCCGTTATAGGTACCATTCATACCACCTGCACCGCCTGAAACAGAAGTAGTCGCTGCATTCGTTAGGGCTGCGATGGAAATCAGACCGCCACCACCGCCACTACCTCCAATACCGTCTTGTAGGGTTTCAGCAGATCCACCCGCACCACCCTTCGCCTCAACCGCTATTTCCGGCACACCATCCAGTGATACAATGATGATGGCACCTCCGCCACCGCCTCCTCCAGCGCCGGAGTAATCCCCACTAGTCGTAAGAGACCCATCATTAGCGCCCGCAGCATAAACACCATGTCCTCCCGCAGCGATTGGTCCGGTTTCATCGTCTCCTTCGTAATATCCACTTTTTCCTCCTCCACCACCTATAGCCCCAATATCGAAATTAAGGAATGATAGGAGAGAAGTCTTATGCGCTTTTGAGCCAACAGGTGTAGTATTTCCTATAAACGAACCAGATACACCAGACTCATTACCATTCCCTGTCGAGGTACCTGAATACTCAGTAAGCTGGTCCACACCATCTTCTCCGTTTGCCTGTATCGCACCCGTTCCAGCAATTCTCTTAGCAAAGACATAAACAACACCCCCACCAGTACCTCCAGCTCCATAATATGTCCCCCCACTTCCTCCAGCTCCGCCCTTTCCTGATGCATTAATATTGCCATTCAACGTCAGATTTCCAAGCACAATAAGGACTGAGGTTCCAGGTGTACAGGTAAGGGTCACACCTGAATCTATAGTCAAATCCTCATAGATATTAACCTTATCTGCAAGCGTAGTATTTGCAGAAATCGTTTCGCTTTCCGCAGAATGCAGCTGCAAAGCATTCATGATGGTCATAGGGAAAAGGTTTATCACCTTATTTGAGGAGAGCACCATATTCATAAGCGTCGCATTTGCTTCAATGTCTGCAACTTCTTCCACAGATAACAGCTCTTTGAAATGCGAATACATCCATGCATCATATGGAGGTGTTCCTCCCTCCGGATACCAAGCAGGTTTAGCTCTATACCTGAAGTATCCACATAAATCTTCGCTTCCTCTCTCATCCGCAATCACACCAATTGTTATGGTGGAAAAACCGTTGGCAAGGTAAACTTGCGCCAAAGAAAGCTCCCATGTAATACCATTTTGTATTAACTCTGGTGGATTTGGACTTTCAGAAGCAGACCCTTGTCTAACTGCAAACTCAATTTTCCTATTGGTCAGATTAAGCCTTGCCACGATGCGATCAATACGTGGTTCACCACTGGTATTATCTGCCACAGATAGGTTGGTAACATCCACCAGTAAGCGCATAGCTCCACTCATAAATATGGCCCCTGTATCCACATACACCGTCTTGTTGGGTGCGGACTGGGGCTTGACTTTAAGTTCGTTTCCAATACCTCCAATGATGCCATCTTCAAGGAGAGAACTGAAATAGGAACGCCAATCCAAAGAACTGTAGGCCCTATCTCCCGCTTGGGAAGTAAACGGCATCCCAAAGTCGTTAATATTGCTCAATTTATTTTCCTCCTCAGTATTTAATAATCCACCTAAGCGCCATGTATGGCTGCAGGTTATTGTGAGCTTCCCCGTCTCCTGTACTCATTGCACCTCCAGACAGTGTCCTGTTAAAGCTGTCCTCTGAAGCGGTTGCACCTGTTCCACCATCTGGACTTGTATCGCTGTCCATCATTATGTCATGGGTGTGTGGAGGCAGCTCTGCGACAGTTAAAGTATGGCCTTTATCGCCGCCTGTTTGACCGAGAGCCAAGAACTCTGATTGGCTAGCGTCCACTCCTACTAAAGCTCTTCCTCTTAGGTCTGGAAGATTAAAGGTAGTTGTACCGTTCCCAGCACCATAAGTAGAGCCGATGCTTTCAAAAAGTTCAGAGTACTCAGTCCGGCTGATGCTTGCACCATTACATTCAAACCATCCTTCAGGAATATTGGGCGTCGCAATTGCAAGTATGGCTCCCACCGGTGCACTTCCACTATTTTTTATTTTCTCCGAACTCCAGGTTGAGCCAGGAGAGACCTTGTTGTCGTCAATTTTAGTTGAGGATACGGCTAGGGATGATAGTTGTTTTGCAACCCTTCCAACTGTCCTAGCAAAGGTTCTCTCAGGAGTTCCAAACACCGGCTTCACTGTAATATTTGCTTGCTCATAGACTTCTCTAAGCTCTTTTATTTGAAGATGCTGAATAGTGGCCTTATCGATCACCACTGTAACAAAGTCGCCAAGATCATAATCCTCTTCATACTGAAACTGCCTGCTTAAAGCTTCAAATTCAAAACTGTTTACGGCTGCAGCATCTGAGAGCGCTTGATACCCACGTTCTGCAAGTTCATTTGTTGCTCCAATATCCTGGGCGTCTACGAATACTTCTTTACGCCGTCCACCAGCAGCACTGTCAACCTCCAAAAGAAGCCTGGTTGAGCCGTCGCCTTGCCCGCCAATAAAAGCCACTGTCTTTGTCGAGATAACATCTTTCACTTTCCGATAGCCTGCAATGTTTCCATAACGAAGGCCAAAGAGGATCCTGTTATTAGTACTCTGAGCAGAAGTTCTATTTACGCCGTCAAGCACCTTGAAAACAAACTGAGAGTTTTCCAAATCCACATCTATCCGCCAACCCAGATCATCTGGTAAAAGCACTCTTGTAATTTCATCAGAAAGCACCGCAAATCGGCTTTGTTCTGTTATGGTGCCACCAAAACCCCCTACCTCAGACAGCACAAGTGGATACTGCGCCCTTGCCGGATTGTTCGGATTGATGCAGTTTTGCTCTATCCAATCCCTTACCACTTGTTCTCTGGATCCGGTTCTGGCATCAGTATCCTCTCCGGTAGGTGGAATAGTAATATAGTCATGGAGCAAAACGTTAATATGGTTGGCCGTAATCCTATAAGTCATAACGTTTCCTGAAAACTCTGTTTCAATATGTTCAATGATAAAAGCCTTGTGGTATTCATGATCAAACCAGATGATGTCATTTTCGCTAAGTAAACTGGCATTAGGAATCTCTTCACTGATGACAAGCGCAAAAGTTCCGATGCCGTTCCATACGCGCGTTATGATGGCGCTTTGATAACCTCTGATTGCAGCCTTAAAGGTAAAATCAAGGCTCATGATATTTAATGTTTTCAACTAAACCCCCACCCATCTTTGCTTGAATTTTATGGTGGCTTCCTCGACTTCCGCTTCACCTGCAGTGATCTTCAAAGTGCTAGTTCCTCTTGGAAGCCTGAAAAAAGTAGTCTGGGCCACATCGATGTATTGAAAAGCCACCGCTTTATTTCCAGTGGAAAGTTCTTCCTTGATTACGTTGATATCATCGATACCAGTGGTTATAGTAAGACGTTCATTTTCTAGAAGATTTAAAGCCAGCACGATTTTCTCTCCGGTGCCCAAGTTTTCTATGGTTAGCGGACTGTTCTTAGGTCCATCAAGAATAATAGTCAGCGGACATTCCACATCTCCGCTGTTGGTTACAACAATTCCTGTCGTATTTGTATAGTCAAAAACAAAGCTGTCAAATATGTTCACCGGGAACTCCAGGCAGTTGTCCCCAGTGGAAACCGAAGCTTCCAGATATTCCTCATCTGTGAAATACGGATCAAACACTTCATAGATGACCCAAGTAACCTGATATCCTATCCCTCTTGATGGCATGCCCGGCAGGGCTGGCAAAGCTCTTGTTTTCACCTTGTTTAAGACATATTTCTTTCCGCCGCGCTCATAGGTGAGTTTGCCAAGCCCAAGCTTTGGATTAAGTATGCTGTTTAAGCTGCGCAAGGCTTCATCAAGCTCACTTGCAACGACAACAAATTTAACCTTGATGGCTTTCGCTGTAAAATAGGCGTCTCCCACTGAGGTAAGCCCATCTTGATAAGGACTAGAGGAAGTCATAAAATCCGCCTCAAGGCCCCCAAGATCATCAACCTCAAGCCACCTGTAGACACCACTTTCATCAAATATAATGGTTTGTCCTAATGCATTTGTGAAAATCAATCGTTCCAAACCGTCACCTCCTTAAAGGCCAGCCATAACTGCCAGTTGCTTATTCAGTAAATCAATTTCATGTCTGGCTTGAGAATAGCTTTGCACATTGAAGGTCAGGTTTGTTGTACGACCTGGATTGCCATCTGAAGTTCCGGCAGCTGATATTCTTCCATTTGATTCCGAACCCTCTAATTCAAGACTTGCTCTAGAGGTTAGCTGGCCGCTTATCGCATCCATCGCCGACTGCACAAGTCCTGCATTTCCTGTAATACCTCTAGCGATCCCAGCTGGTATCCATTTTCCAACCTTGTCTGCCATGACCTTTGAGGGCGAACTGATGCCGAGAGCCTCTTTAATACCGTCAATAATTGAACGAGCAAATTCTTTAATCTT contains these protein-coding regions:
- a CDS encoding phage tail family protein yields the protein MERLIFTNALGQTIIFDESGVYRWLEVDDLGGLEADFMTSSSPYQDGLTSVGDAYFTAKAIKVKFVVVASELDEALRSLNSILNPKLGLGKLTYERGGKKYVLNKVKTRALPALPGMPSRGIGYQVTWVIYEVFDPYFTDEEYLEASVSTGDNCLEFPVNIFDSFVFDYTNTTGIVVTNSGDVECPLTIILDGPKNSPLTIENLGTGEKIVLALNLLENERLTITTGIDDINVIKEELSTGNKAVAFQYIDVAQTTFFRLPRGTSTLKITAGEAEVEEATIKFKQRWVGV
- a CDS encoding tail fiber protein translates to MKTLNIMSLDFTFKAAIRGYQSAIITRVWNGIGTFALVISEEIPNASLLSENDIIWFDHEYHKAFIIEHIETEFSGNVMTYRITANHINVLLHDYITIPPTGEDTDARTGSREQVVRDWIEQNCINPNNPARAQYPLVLSEVGGFGGTITEQSRFAVLSDEITRVLLPDDLGWRIDVDLENSQFVFKVLDGVNRTSAQSTNNRILFGLRYGNIAGYRKVKDVISTKTVAFIGGQGDGSTRLLLEVDSAAGGRRKEVFVDAQDIGATNELAERGYQALSDAAAVNSFEFEALSRQFQYEEDYDLGDFVTVVIDKATIQHLQIKELREVYEQANITVKPVFGTPERTFARTVGRVAKQLSSLAVSSTKIDDNKVSPGSTWSSEKIKNSGSAPVGAILAIATPNIPEGWFECNGASISRTEYSELFESIGSTYGAGNGTTTFNLPDLRGRALVGVDASQSEFLALGQTGGDKGHTLTVAELPPHTHDIMMDSDTSPDGGTGATASEDSFNRTLSGGAMSTGDGEAHNNLQPYMALRWIIKY